The Formosa sp. Hel1_33_131 genome window below encodes:
- a CDS encoding NAD(P)H-dependent flavin oxidoreductase has product MQNKITQLFGIQYPIVQAGMVWNSGWKLASAASNAGILGLIGAGSMYPDVLRTHIQKCKKATTKPFGVNVPMLYPNIEELMQIIVEEGVKIVFTSAGNPKTWTSWLKQRGIIVVHVVSSVKFALKAQEAGVDAIVAEGFEAGGHNGRDETTTLTLIPMVRAQVTIPLLAAGGIATGNGMMAAMALGADGVQIGSRFVASKESSAHEAFKNAVLLAKEGDTQLTLKELAPVRLLKNKFYQDLQAVYKTSPSPEDLKNILGRARAKRGMFEGDLEEGELEIGQISGLIDEISSVSDIVDSILTEFKACQTRISTINLNINNDQ; this is encoded by the coding sequence ATGCAAAATAAGATCACCCAACTTTTCGGAATTCAATACCCTATTGTTCAAGCGGGTATGGTTTGGAACAGTGGGTGGAAATTAGCTTCTGCGGCAAGCAACGCTGGAATTTTGGGTCTCATTGGTGCAGGATCCATGTATCCCGACGTGCTGAGAACTCATATTCAAAAATGTAAAAAAGCCACCACAAAACCCTTTGGAGTGAACGTTCCGATGCTCTATCCCAACATTGAGGAATTGATGCAAATTATAGTGGAAGAAGGCGTAAAAATTGTTTTTACATCTGCAGGAAATCCAAAGACTTGGACTTCTTGGCTGAAGCAACGTGGTATTATTGTGGTGCATGTAGTGAGCAGTGTAAAGTTTGCCTTAAAAGCACAAGAAGCGGGTGTGGATGCCATTGTCGCTGAAGGTTTTGAAGCAGGTGGTCATAATGGACGTGATGAAACGACCACATTAACGCTGATCCCGATGGTGCGCGCGCAAGTCACAATTCCGTTACTAGCGGCGGGGGGGATTGCGACCGGCAATGGGATGATGGCAGCGATGGCGCTCGGTGCCGATGGTGTCCAAATTGGAAGTCGCTTTGTAGCCAGTAAAGAATCCTCTGCTCACGAGGCTTTTAAAAACGCTGTGCTTTTAGCCAAAGAAGGGGATACCCAATTAACCCTGAAAGAATTAGCGCCAGTGCGTCTTTTGAAAAATAAATTTTATCAAGATTTACAAGCGGTATATAAAACGTCCCCATCCCCCGAAGATTTAAAAAATATTTTAGGACGCGCCCGTGCCAAACGGGGAATGTTTGAAGGGGATTTAGAAGAAGGGGAATTAGAAATTGGACAAATATCGGGTCTGATTGATGAAATTTCGTCCGTTTCCGATATTGTAGATTCCATTTTAACTGAGTTTAAGGCGTGTCAAACACGTATATCAACGATCAATTTAAACATAAATAATGACCAATAG
- the yidC gene encoding membrane protein insertase YidC: MEEKKLDINSIIGFLLIGAILLYMLWQNQPTPEELAAQEEAKQEQLASEAANQADAEMTITDNSSSNQLPTDSLGLASLKNKIGDFAYALTLPSATSNITTFENEVLALKIDNKGGFISEVRLKSYVNHDSVPVYLIKDGSSVFNLNFATSDNRTLNSTNLYFQPTLSTSGENQVLSMRLKVSETQFLEYRYELKPNDYMLGFSVKSQGLSNVLNTSQDVKLDWKFKAHRQDQSVSFENRYTRLTYQHEGDKINKLSQSGDDDETESDLAWLSFRQHFFSTILVPETPFKTADLKSFDLVKDETIDTLYTKRYEVQLPLTYSGGELAHNMNIYYGPTYDDILSKYDRNLEASIPFGWGIFGWINKAVFSPLYAWLTNYLSYGIAIIVMTIMVKIVLSFVQYKQFLSQAKMRILKPELDAIREKHKNNKMKAQQETMAVQNKAGASPLSGCLPGMLQMPVFYALFMFFPIAFELRQKSFLWVDDLSSYDSILELPYNIPFYGDHISLFPILASIAIFFYMKMTTGQQMATQPTQEGMPDMGKMMKYMIYLSPVIMLVFFNNYASGLSLYYFISNLISIGIMIVIKNYIIDEEKVLAKIQVSKAKPKKQNRFQKKMADIMAQAEAQKEAQQKRKK; the protein is encoded by the coding sequence ATGGAAGAAAAGAAATTAGACATAAATTCAATCATTGGATTTTTACTTATAGGAGCTATTTTATTGTATATGTTATGGCAAAATCAACCCACTCCAGAAGAACTCGCTGCACAAGAAGAAGCCAAACAAGAACAATTAGCATCTGAAGCTGCCAATCAAGCTGATGCGGAGATGACCATTACTGACAATTCTAGCAGCAACCAACTGCCTACGGATTCGCTAGGATTAGCCAGTCTAAAAAATAAGATTGGAGATTTTGCTTATGCGTTAACTTTACCCTCAGCGACCTCCAATATTACAACTTTTGAAAACGAAGTCTTAGCCCTTAAAATTGACAACAAAGGTGGATTTATTTCAGAAGTAAGGCTGAAAAGTTATGTCAATCACGATTCAGTTCCTGTATATCTAATTAAGGATGGCAGTTCTGTATTTAATTTGAATTTTGCAACATCGGATAACCGTACACTCAATTCGACAAATCTATATTTTCAACCCACGTTGAGCACATCGGGAGAGAACCAAGTCTTATCCATGCGTCTTAAAGTTTCGGAAACCCAATTTTTGGAATACCGCTACGAGTTGAAACCAAACGATTATATGTTAGGGTTTTCTGTAAAATCACAAGGATTGTCAAACGTTTTAAACACCTCTCAAGACGTAAAACTCGACTGGAAATTTAAAGCCCACAGACAAGATCAAAGTGTTTCGTTTGAAAATAGATATACGCGTTTGACCTACCAGCACGAAGGTGATAAAATTAATAAACTATCTCAATCTGGTGATGATGATGAAACAGAATCTGATTTGGCATGGCTTTCTTTTAGACAACATTTTTTTAGCACCATTTTAGTGCCGGAGACCCCCTTTAAAACAGCCGACTTAAAGTCTTTCGATTTAGTCAAGGACGAAACCATAGATACTTTATATACGAAACGCTACGAAGTACAACTTCCGTTGACCTATTCAGGGGGTGAGTTAGCGCACAATATGAACATCTATTATGGTCCGACCTATGATGATATTTTAAGTAAATACGACCGAAATTTAGAAGCGAGTATCCCTTTTGGATGGGGAATTTTTGGATGGATTAATAAAGCGGTTTTCAGTCCTTTATATGCTTGGTTGACCAACTATTTATCTTATGGAATTGCCATTATTGTCATGACCATTATGGTAAAAATTGTACTGTCGTTTGTACAGTACAAGCAATTCTTATCTCAAGCTAAAATGAGAATTTTAAAGCCAGAACTGGATGCCATTCGTGAGAAACATAAGAATAACAAAATGAAGGCGCAACAAGAAACAATGGCAGTTCAAAACAAAGCCGGTGCCAGCCCACTGAGCGGTTGTTTGCCAGGAATGTTGCAAATGCCCGTATTCTATGCCTTGTTTATGTTTTTCCCAATCGCTTTTGAATTGCGCCAAAAATCATTTTTATGGGTCGATGATTTAAGTTCGTATGATTCTATTTTAGAGCTACCATATAACATTCCTTTCTATGGCGATCATATTAGCTTGTTTCCAATTTTAGCATCTATTGCCATCTTCTTTTACATGAAGATGACCACAGGTCAGCAAATGGCAACCCAACCCACACAAGAAGGCATGCCTGATATGGGCAAGATGATGAAGTACATGATTTATCTGTCTCCAGTCATTATGTTGGTTTTCTTTAATAACTATGCATCTGGACTGAGTTTGTATTACTTTATTTCCAACTTAATTAGTATCGGAATCATGATTGTTATTAAAAATTACATCATTGATGAAGAAAAAGTATTGGCTAAAATTCAAGTGAGCAAAGCGAAACCAAAAAAGCAAAACCGTTTTCAAAAGAAAATGGCGGATATCATGGCACAAGCCGAAGCACAAAAAGAAGCGCAACAGAAACGGAAGAAGTAA
- a CDS encoding S8 family peptidase, which translates to MVLKTQLFLVTFLVCQLTVFAQQDAWVYFTDKPNATTSLSNPISILTQAAIDRKANHSVAIDERDVPVHEPYITLIKSSTGISYKAKSKWFNAVHVRGLEADINSLKTTHSFVDHIVFADSNLNARIESVQDKFQVESSLTNFTYGTTQNQVEMLNVDDLHIANYTGDGVVVAVIDAGFPNVNTMSGFERLRAAGNLMGGYDFVDRTAAVYTSTSSQHGTQVLSTMAGFVQDQYVGTAPDATYYLFRTEDAPTENPVEESYWVEAVERADSLGVQVINTSLGYKGYDNPNYSYTTAQLNGTTTYSSKGANIAFEKGLILINSAGNSGASGIATPADAAGVLTIAAVDGNGNYASFSSQGSAIQLTHKPDVAARGSGSFVINSSNQISQSNGTSFSSPILAGAIASLVQALPDATNAEIMAYVRESASQYSNPDYFLGYGIPDFQSALTLGLRHQSAKQLEFEVFPNPVQSDLFIKFSDSIETISVSIHNVLGQLVYENQVKSMNPINTEAFSKGLYLLTIHTENQQSITFKLIKE; encoded by the coding sequence ATGGTTTTAAAAACGCAGCTTTTTTTAGTTACCTTTTTAGTCTGTCAATTGACAGTATTTGCACAGCAAGACGCCTGGGTTTATTTTACAGATAAACCAAACGCAACCACCTCGCTTTCAAATCCAATTAGCATTTTAACGCAGGCAGCAATTGATCGAAAAGCAAATCATTCGGTGGCTATTGACGAAAGAGATGTGCCTGTTCATGAACCATATATTACCCTCATCAAGTCCTCCACAGGAATTAGCTATAAAGCCAAGTCAAAATGGTTCAACGCCGTTCATGTAAGAGGGTTGGAAGCAGATATCAATAGTTTAAAGACCACTCACAGTTTTGTAGATCACATCGTTTTTGCGGATTCTAATTTAAATGCGCGCATCGAATCGGTTCAAGATAAATTTCAAGTAGAATCCAGCCTTACTAATTTCACCTACGGCACCACTCAAAACCAAGTGGAAATGCTGAATGTAGATGACTTACACATAGCGAACTATACAGGAGATGGTGTGGTCGTTGCGGTCATTGATGCGGGCTTTCCGAATGTAAATACAATGTCGGGTTTTGAACGTTTACGTGCTGCAGGAAATTTGATGGGTGGTTATGATTTTGTTGACAGAACAGCTGCTGTTTATACGTCAACCTCCAGTCAACACGGCACACAGGTATTGAGTACGATGGCGGGATTTGTACAGGATCAATATGTAGGCACGGCACCTGATGCGACCTATTATCTTTTTAGAACTGAAGATGCACCTACTGAAAATCCAGTGGAGGAAAGTTATTGGGTGGAAGCGGTTGAGCGAGCCGATAGTTTAGGCGTACAGGTTATAAATACATCTTTGGGGTATAAAGGTTATGACAACCCAAATTATAGTTATACAACAGCACAGCTAAATGGTACGACGACTTATAGCTCCAAAGGGGCGAATATCGCTTTTGAAAAAGGCTTGATTTTAATAAATTCGGCTGGCAATTCTGGAGCTTCTGGAATTGCAACCCCTGCGGATGCTGCAGGCGTTTTAACGATTGCCGCCGTAGATGGAAATGGAAACTATGCATCGTTTAGTTCTCAAGGAAGTGCCATTCAGCTTACGCACAAACCAGATGTAGCAGCACGTGGATCGGGTAGTTTTGTCATCAATAGTAGCAATCAAATTTCGCAATCTAATGGCACCTCTTTTAGTTCGCCTATTTTAGCGGGGGCTATTGCTTCCTTAGTTCAGGCGTTACCAGATGCTACAAATGCAGAAATCATGGCGTATGTTCGAGAGTCAGCCTCTCAATATTCGAATCCCGATTATTTTCTTGGCTATGGAATTCCGGACTTTCAATCTGCTTTGACCTTAGGATTGAGACATCAGTCCGCTAAACAATTGGAATTTGAAGTCTTTCCCAACCCCGTCCAATCAGATTTATTTATAAAATTTTCTGACTCAATAGAGACGATCTCTGTGTCGATTCATAATGTTTTAGGGCAATTGGTGTATGAAAATCAAGTCAAAAGTATGAACCCGATCAATACTGAAGCATTTTCAAAGGGCCTTTATCTATTAACAATTCACACAGAAAATCAACAATCGATCACGTTTAAGCTCATAAAAGAATAG
- a CDS encoding peptidylprolyl isomerase, with translation MNDGLYAKFNTSKGDILVNLEFQKTPGTVGNFVALAQGNLENSVKNQGDPYYNGLKFHRVIPDFMIQGGCPQGTGTGNPGYKFDDEFHPDLKHDKPGILSMANAGPGTNGSQFFITHIPTDWLDGKHTVFGNVIEGQDKVDTIAQGDVLETLEIIAVGADAEAFQAVEAFRTFEGSREKNLEKAKAAVEAELDKLAAGFEKTESGLRYQILQKGSGSKAAKGATVSVHYKGQLTDGTVFDSSYKRKEPIEFALGTGQVIAGWDEGVALLNVGDKARFVIPSHLGYGAQGAGGVIPPNANLIFDVELVEVK, from the coding sequence ATGAACGACGGCTTATACGCAAAATTCAACACCTCTAAAGGTGACATTTTAGTAAATTTAGAATTTCAAAAAACACCTGGAACAGTTGGTAATTTCGTTGCCCTAGCGCAAGGAAACTTAGAAAATTCTGTAAAAAATCAGGGAGACCCGTATTACAACGGTCTAAAATTTCATAGAGTCATTCCAGATTTCATGATTCAAGGAGGGTGCCCCCAAGGAACAGGAACGGGAAATCCAGGATATAAATTTGACGATGAATTCCATCCCGATTTAAAACATGACAAACCAGGTATATTATCTATGGCCAATGCAGGTCCTGGAACCAATGGAAGTCAATTTTTTATAACACACATTCCAACCGATTGGTTAGACGGGAAACATACTGTATTCGGAAACGTGATTGAAGGTCAAGATAAAGTTGACACAATTGCTCAAGGCGATGTTTTAGAAACTTTAGAAATTATAGCAGTTGGAGCCGATGCAGAAGCATTTCAAGCTGTGGAAGCCTTTAGAACTTTTGAAGGTTCAAGAGAAAAAAATCTAGAAAAAGCAAAAGCAGCTGTTGAGGCAGAGTTAGATAAATTAGCGGCTGGATTCGAAAAAACAGAGAGCGGTCTTCGTTACCAAATACTTCAAAAAGGAAGTGGTTCAAAAGCTGCAAAAGGTGCTACGGTTTCAGTACATTACAAAGGGCAATTGACTGATGGAACGGTATTTGATTCCTCTTACAAAAGAAAAGAACCGATTGAATTTGCGCTCGGAACAGGTCAAGTCATTGCTGGATGGGATGAAGGCGTTGCACTTTTAAATGTAGGAGACAAGGCACGTTTTGTCATTCCAAGTCATTTAGGCTATGGGGCTCAAGGCGCTGGTGGCGTGATTCCACCAAATGCAAACTTAATCTTTGATGTTGAATTGGTTGAGGTTAAATAA
- a CDS encoding RecQ family ATP-dependent DNA helicase → MSISTKELHIALKTFFGFDKFKGLQEQVIVSLLEKKHTFAIMPTGGGKSLCYQLPALMQDGTAIVVSPLIALMKNQVDAIRGISDYEGIAHVLNSSLNKTEIKQVKSDIESGITKLLYVAPESLSKAENIEFLKAQTVSFMAVDEAHCISEWGHDFRPEYRNLKHIITQIGDNIPIIGLTATATPKVQEDILKNLGTTDSQTFKASFNRPNLFYEILPKTDQVDNDIIRFVKQNEGKSGIIYCLSRKRVEGLSQILQVNGIKAVPYHAGLDAKTRSKHQDMFLMEDTDIVVATIAFGMGIDKPDVRFVIHHDIPKSIESYYQETGRAGRDGGEGHCLAYYAYKDIEKLEKFMSGKPVAEQEIGFALLQEVVAMAETSMSRRKFILHYFGEAFDTETGDGGNMDDNVRNPKPQTEAIEEVQLMLEIVSHTHEKYKSKDLVNVIIGHDNALIKSHRTNELPFFGKGSNHDVLYWMALIRQALVAGYLRKDIETYGVLKLTPNGREFIEQPKSFMMTEDHTYNIESNRNYNNSLDLVDVALMRMLKDLRKSNAKKLGVPPFVIFQDPSLEDMALKYPITIEELYHIHGVGEGKAKRYGKDFVKLIKRYVDENDIERLEDMIIKSTGLNSSLKLYIIQNIDRKLPLDDISSAKGMNMADFIRELEAIVFSGTKLNINYWIDEIFDEDQQDEIHDYFMESESDDIEAAIEEFDGEYDDQELRLYRLKFISEVAN, encoded by the coding sequence ATGAGTATTTCGACTAAAGAATTACATATAGCACTTAAAACCTTTTTCGGGTTTGATAAATTTAAAGGACTGCAAGAACAAGTCATTGTTAGTCTTTTAGAGAAAAAACACACCTTTGCCATTATGCCAACAGGAGGAGGGAAGTCACTTTGTTATCAATTACCCGCGTTGATGCAGGATGGGACAGCCATTGTCGTTTCTCCATTAATAGCACTCATGAAAAATCAAGTGGATGCGATTCGAGGTATTTCGGATTATGAAGGGATTGCACATGTATTGAATTCTTCCTTAAATAAAACCGAAATAAAACAAGTGAAATCAGATATAGAATCTGGAATCACGAAACTTTTATACGTCGCTCCAGAGTCACTTTCAAAAGCTGAGAATATTGAATTTTTAAAAGCGCAAACAGTTTCATTTATGGCGGTAGATGAAGCACACTGCATCAGTGAATGGGGACATGATTTCAGACCTGAATACAGAAACTTAAAACACATCATTACACAAATAGGGGATAACATTCCAATCATTGGTTTGACAGCAACAGCGACGCCTAAGGTGCAAGAAGATATTCTTAAAAATTTAGGGACAACAGACTCTCAAACGTTTAAAGCGTCTTTTAATAGACCTAACTTATTTTACGAGATACTTCCCAAAACAGATCAGGTTGATAATGACATTATCCGATTTGTAAAACAAAACGAAGGAAAATCTGGAATTATCTATTGCCTAAGCAGAAAACGCGTTGAAGGATTGTCGCAAATCCTTCAAGTGAACGGGATCAAAGCAGTGCCATATCACGCAGGCTTGGACGCCAAGACACGCTCCAAACATCAAGACATGTTTTTGATGGAAGACACGGATATCGTGGTGGCAACCATTGCGTTTGGAATGGGCATCGATAAACCCGATGTGCGTTTTGTGATTCATCATGACATTCCAAAAAGTATTGAAAGCTATTACCAAGAAACAGGCCGTGCTGGCCGTGATGGAGGTGAAGGACACTGTTTGGCATATTACGCCTATAAAGACATAGAAAAACTTGAAAAATTCATGTCAGGGAAACCTGTTGCCGAACAAGAAATTGGCTTTGCGTTGTTGCAAGAAGTGGTCGCAATGGCTGAAACGTCCATGTCGCGTCGTAAATTTATTTTACATTATTTTGGAGAAGCATTTGATACAGAAACAGGAGATGGTGGCAATATGGATGATAATGTTCGGAACCCAAAGCCACAGACGGAAGCGATTGAGGAAGTTCAATTAATGCTTGAAATTGTATCGCATACCCACGAAAAATATAAAAGTAAAGACCTTGTCAATGTCATCATAGGGCATGATAATGCGCTTATAAAATCGCACCGTACCAACGAATTGCCATTTTTTGGTAAAGGAAGTAATCACGATGTGCTTTACTGGATGGCACTGATCAGACAGGCACTCGTTGCCGGTTACTTACGCAAAGACATTGAAACCTATGGCGTCTTAAAACTCACTCCTAACGGTCGTGAATTTATAGAACAGCCAAAGTCGTTTATGATGACGGAAGACCATACTTACAACATAGAATCGAATCGTAATTATAACAATTCTTTAGATTTAGTTGATGTTGCACTCATGCGGATGCTTAAAGACCTTCGTAAATCCAATGCTAAAAAACTAGGCGTCCCTCCATTTGTAATTTTTCAAGATCCATCGCTCGAAGATATGGCGCTTAAATATCCAATCACAATAGAAGAACTTTACCATATTCATGGGGTTGGCGAAGGAAAAGCTAAGCGTTATGGCAAAGATTTTGTAAAGCTCATAAAGCGTTACGTCGATGAAAATGATATTGAACGCTTGGAGGATATGATTATCAAGTCCACCGGATTAAACTCTTCCTTGAAACTTTACATCATTCAAAATATTGATAGAAAATTACCTCTTGACGATATCTCTTCCGCAAAAGGAATGAATATGGCTGATTTTATTAGAGAACTAGAAGCCATTGTATTTTCGGGTACCAAATTAAACATCAATTATTGGATTGATGAAATATTTGATGAAGACCAACAAGATGAAATTCATGACTATTTTATGGAATCCGAATCCGATGATATAGAAGCTGCCATTGAAGAATTTGATGGGGAATACGACGATCAAGAATTGCGTTTGTATCGCCTTAAATTTATAAGTGAAGTGGCAAATTAA
- a CDS encoding CTP synthase — translation MTDTTTKYIFVTGGVSSSLGKGIIAASLAKLLQAQGYRATIQKLDPYINIDPGTLNPYEHGECYVTDDGAETDLDLGHYERFLNVPTSQANNVTTGRIYQSVIDKERRGEFLGKTVQVIPHITDEIKHRVQILGKSGDYDIVITEIGGTVGDIESLPYIEAVRQLKWEMGNENALVIHLTLIPYLSAAGELKTKPTQHSVKTLMESGVQADILVCRTEHKLSDSIRTKLARFCNVKREAVIESIDASTIYDVPNLMLEEGLDKVVLEQLKLESHVPDLTSWNNFLAKHKNPKSEVVIGLIGKYVELQDSYKSILESFIHAGAANEVKVKVESIHSEYLQPENIATKLSHLDGVLVAPGFGERGIEGKIEAIRYVREHQIPFFGICLGMQMATIEFSRNVLGLSEANSSEMDSETPHPVIDIMEAQKKITEKGGTMRLGSWKCDLLQNTKIASVYNTTSIMERHRHRYEFNNAYKTQLENAGLKATGFNPETGLVEVIEIPTHPWFVGVQYHPEYKSTVANPHPLFLAFIKAALKHKTKK, via the coding sequence ATGACAGACACAACTACGAAATATATTTTTGTTACAGGAGGCGTCAGCTCTTCGTTAGGTAAAGGAATTATTGCTGCATCTTTAGCAAAGTTACTTCAAGCCCAAGGCTACCGCGCAACAATACAAAAATTAGACCCTTACATTAATATTGACCCAGGAACCTTAAATCCTTATGAACATGGCGAATGCTATGTAACAGATGATGGCGCCGAAACAGATTTAGATTTAGGCCATTATGAACGCTTTTTAAATGTGCCTACCTCACAAGCAAACAATGTGACCACAGGTCGTATTTATCAAAGTGTTATTGATAAAGAACGTCGTGGTGAATTTTTAGGAAAAACAGTACAAGTCATTCCTCATATCACGGATGAAATCAAACACCGAGTTCAGATTTTAGGGAAATCAGGCGACTATGACATCGTTATTACAGAGATTGGTGGTACGGTTGGTGATATCGAATCCTTGCCATACATTGAAGCAGTGCGTCAGCTTAAATGGGAAATGGGCAATGAAAATGCACTGGTCATCCATTTGACCTTGATTCCTTATTTGTCCGCTGCAGGCGAGTTGAAAACAAAACCCACACAACACAGTGTCAAAACCCTGATGGAAAGTGGAGTACAAGCCGATATTTTGGTTTGTAGAACCGAGCATAAACTCAGTGACAGTATCCGTACCAAATTGGCGCGTTTTTGTAACGTTAAAAGAGAAGCCGTTATCGAATCTATTGATGCATCCACCATATACGATGTGCCAAATCTAATGCTAGAAGAAGGCTTAGACAAAGTGGTTTTAGAGCAATTAAAACTAGAAAGTCATGTACCAGATTTAACATCATGGAATAATTTTTTAGCAAAACATAAAAACCCTAAAAGTGAGGTTGTTATAGGGTTGATTGGAAAATATGTAGAACTTCAAGATTCATACAAATCAATTTTAGAATCCTTTATTCATGCCGGTGCTGCCAATGAAGTAAAGGTTAAAGTGGAATCGATTCACTCTGAATACCTTCAACCAGAAAATATTGCTACTAAACTATCTCATTTGGATGGTGTATTGGTCGCCCCTGGATTTGGAGAACGGGGAATTGAAGGAAAAATTGAAGCCATTCGTTATGTCAGAGAACATCAAATTCCATTTTTTGGAATCTGTTTAGGAATGCAAATGGCAACCATTGAGTTCTCTCGAAACGTTTTAGGATTATCAGAAGCAAATTCTTCTGAAATGGATTCTGAGACACCGCATCCTGTGATCGATATCATGGAAGCTCAGAAAAAAATCACCGAAAAAGGAGGTACCATGCGATTGGGCTCTTGGAAATGTGATCTTTTACAAAACACTAAGATTGCATCTGTTTATAATACAACTTCCATCATGGAGCGTCACAGACACCGCTACGAGTTTAACAATGCATATAAAACACAACTTGAAAACGCTGGCTTGAAAGCCACTGGTTTTAACCCTGAAACAGGACTTGTTGAGGTCATTGAAATTCCCACACACCCTTGGTTTGTAGGCGTTCAATACCACCCAGAATATAAAAGTACCGTTGCCAATCCGCATCCGTTGTTTTTGGCGTTTATAAAAGCGGCTTTAAAACATAAAACAAAAAAATAA
- the mnmA gene encoding tRNA 2-thiouridine(34) synthase MnmA, whose amino-acid sequence MKTVVVGLSGGVDSSVAAYLLKEQGYNVIGLFMKNWHDDSVTISNDCPWLDDSNDAMLVAEKLNIPFQTVDLSEEYKDKIVDYMFKEYKNGRTPNPDILCNREIKFDVFLKIALSLGADYVATGHYCRKGTVEGSSSPAIYKLLSGADSNKDQSYFLCQLSQAQLSKTLFPIGELTKPEVRAIATKLDLVTADKKDSQGLCFIGKVRLPDFLQQQLQPKEGQIIEIPDSFEDYKTTQPTFESKQEELVFRARKIKYSTSDGVAVGTHQGAHYFTKGQRKGLAVGGTVEPLFVIDTDVVDNIIYTGQGKNHPGLYRSVLLVQPSEVHWVRTDLAIEIGQSLQVMARIRYRQNLESASLYATTEGLYVAFESPQSAITEGQFVAWYLEDELVGSGVIS is encoded by the coding sequence ATGAAAACAGTCGTTGTGGGACTCTCAGGAGGTGTAGATTCTAGTGTTGCTGCCTATCTATTAAAAGAACAGGGCTACAATGTTATTGGCTTGTTTATGAAAAATTGGCATGACGACTCGGTCACCATTTCTAACGATTGCCCTTGGTTAGATGACAGCAATGATGCGATGTTGGTGGCGGAAAAATTAAACATCCCCTTTCAAACGGTTGATTTAAGTGAAGAATACAAAGACAAGATTGTCGATTATATGTTTAAGGAGTATAAAAATGGGCGCACACCTAATCCAGATATTCTTTGCAACCGCGAAATTAAATTTGATGTCTTTCTGAAAATAGCCTTATCACTCGGTGCCGATTATGTGGCGACGGGTCACTATTGCCGAAAAGGAACCGTTGAAGGTTCCTCAAGTCCTGCAATTTACAAACTCCTTTCTGGAGCAGATTCTAATAAAGACCAATCCTATTTTTTATGTCAATTGTCGCAAGCACAATTGTCAAAAACCTTATTTCCTATTGGAGAATTAACCAAACCTGAAGTGCGAGCGATCGCTACAAAATTAGATTTAGTAACCGCTGATAAAAAAGATTCTCAAGGCTTGTGTTTTATAGGTAAAGTTCGTTTGCCGGATTTTTTACAACAACAATTACAACCAAAAGAAGGTCAGATCATCGAAATCCCCGATAGTTTTGAAGATTATAAAACCACACAACCCACGTTTGAATCCAAACAAGAGGAGTTGGTTTTTAGAGCTCGAAAAATTAAATATTCCACTTCCGACGGTGTGGCTGTTGGAACCCATCAAGGGGCTCATTATTTCACAAAAGGACAGCGAAAAGGCTTGGCTGTTGGCGGGACCGTAGAACCTCTTTTTGTCATAGATACTGATGTTGTGGATAATATCATATACACAGGACAAGGAAAAAACCACCCTGGACTGTACCGATCGGTATTGTTGGTTCAACCCTCCGAAGTGCATTGGGTACGCACCGATTTAGCAATCGAAATTGGTCAATCACTTCAAGTCATGGCACGAATTCGATACCGTCAAAATTTAGAGTCTGCATCCTTATATGCGACAACAGAAGGGCTTTATGTTGCTTTTGAATCCCCTCAATCCGCTATTACTGAAGGGCAGTTTGTCGCTTGGTATTTAGAAGATGAATTAGTTGGTTCGGGTGTAATTTCTTAA